One Bacteroidota bacterium genomic window, CGACATTTCGAATTCACTAAGTGTATCAGCTTCGACAGGCGGGCTTATTACTTTTTACCATTTACCGATCACCAAAAACTGATCACCGATTACCATTTTCTTTATGTTCAAGATACGATTGCAAAATTATTGTCGCACTCACCATATCAACGGTTTCTTTGTTCTGTCTGTCCTTTTTCTTTAAACCTCCATCTATCATTGCCTGGAAAGCCATTTTAGATGTAAAACGTTCGTCCATACGCTCGATCGGGATATTTGGAAAATTCTTTTGCAGACTTTTCACAAAAGGAGCGATCTGTCTTTCCACATCACTGGCCTCGTTATTCATACGTTTAGGCTCTCCAACAACAATACACACCACGTTTTCCTTCACTACATACCCTTTTAAAAACTCCATCACATCCTTGGAATGAATGGTTGTAAGCCCATTGGCTATGATCTGGTTCGGATCGGTTACAGCTATTCCAACACGCTTTGTACCATAGTCAATTGCCATAATCCGGGCCATTCAACAAAGTTAAAGGTTAATTGCTAAATGTTAAACGGGATTTGAT contains:
- the ruvX gene encoding Holliday junction resolvase RuvX, which produces MARIMAIDYGTKRVGIAVTDPNQIIANGLTTIHSKDVMEFLKGYVVKENVVCIVVGEPKRMNNEASDVERQIAPFVKSLQKNFPNIPIERMDERFTSKMAFQAMIDGGLKKKDRQNKETVDMVSATIILQSYLEHKENGNR